ATAACAAAAATAGATCACTATGATGATGCTGTGAGAGTATTATCCAAACAGTTCTTACGTTCTGGCACATCAATTGGAGCAAACTGTGCTGAAGCAATTTCCGCTCAGTCTAGAAAAGACTTTATCAACAAATATGAAATAGCTTTGAAAGAAGCAAGAGAGACTCAATATTGGATAGAAATAATGATCGAAGCAGAAATTGTCAAGCGAGAAAAATTTGCTTTGCTACTCCAAGAAATAGACTTTATTATCAGAACCTTGGTAACTATAATCAAGTCTCTAAAATCTGACCCCTGACCCCTGACCCCTGACCTCTAAAGCTATTAGCCATGAATTGATTCTAGGGCGGATTAGTGTGGCGATCGCATTGTAACTTGCTAACTCAATTGTTGATAAAAATCTTCTTCAATAGTTAGTGGTGTTTCCTTCAATCCTCTATTAACAAATGTAATTAAAAAGTTGGAAGATATTTCGGGTAAACAAATACTATTTTGTGTTTCTAAATATTCAGAATCGACCAATTGATAAAACGCAATTTTATTATCTTGCCAACGCGAATGTGGAACAAGCTCCCTAAACGGGAGCGTTTCCATTCGCCAAAACCAAACCTCTTTAACTCCTAAAGATTGATACTTTTCTAAATCTGCAATACTTCCACTTGTATACGTAACTTCTATAGCTAGATCGGGAATAGATTTATCTATTTTAAAAGCAAAACTACGATCTGGTTCTTTGCCAGCTAGAGGTGAATTTTTAATAGTAGTCGAACCCATTGGAAAATAAATCAAATTATATTTACGACAATAAGTTTTAATTAAACCATTAATAATTTCTGCTATTCTTTCATGATTTCTACTTGGAGACACAATTGTTATAATTCCATTCCAATAAGATGCTTTATATCCGATATCTGTTTCCACTAATTGTTCATAATCAGACCAACTCATGTTATTTAAAGTCAATATTTGATCTGCTCTATTGGCGCGATCGCTATTTATAGGAAGATTCAAGACATCTGTAAACATGACTAAATTTTTCCGATCTTTATTCTTGTAATTATAGGCTAATTGAGTTATTTGACCTGTAGCTTGCTTCCCAAAGGGTATTTATTCGAGACGGATTAGTATTGCGATCGCAATATCTTTTCTAATTCTATTACTAAAGGAGCAAGATCATTTTGTACAGTTGCCCAAACAACATCTTCGTCTACATTTAAATAGTCATGAACAACTTTACTTCGCATTCCAACGATCGCTTTCCATGGATGAGAATAAATTGCTCGAAATTCTGGCGAGATTCTACGGGCAGCTTCGCCAATAATTTGTAGTAGATGAGTTAACGCTAAACGTAATTTTTCATCGTTATCAAAATCTTCTCGACTAATATCTTTGACAAAGTTAATTGCCTTATTAGAGTTATCAATTATGTGTCTAATATAAACACGCTCATCCTTCTGCGACATAGCAAACTTCCATTTCCGATAAAATGCGATCGCGAATTTGATAGTTTAAAAATTTAGGTGTTACTAAGTCAATTTCTCTCCCTTCAAACAATTGGGAAATTTCTTCTTGGATTTGATGCAATTTAATAAATCCAGGTGTATGTCCAGATTGAAATTCTACCAACACATCTATATCACTATTAGGAGTAAAATCGTTTCGCAGAACCGAACCAAATAAAGCAAATTTATTGATGTGGTATCTTTGACAGAATTGTTTTATTTTAGCTATGGGAATTTCTATATTTTTTACTTTCATAAGATACCAAAGTCTAGCGAAATTCTAATGATATTTTACATTCATGGTTGATTTTTTTTCTGCGATCGCAAAAGTTACACCTGATTTTAGATCGCGTGTTAAAGAAATTCTAGTTATTTAGAGCGATCGTTATTATTGAATAGAATGGTCATAAAGCGATCTCGCCTTAACTAAAAATTAAGGAGCAACACAGCAAAGATTATAAATTCCTCTGACTATTTACTCCTTAACCCTGTCGCCTATGACCTAACTAGCTACTTTTTCTACTTCTAGTTTGGAAGCAATATAGTTAGCAAGCTGAGTATTAATCTGTTCTTTAACAATAAAGCGATACTCGGTAAAGTGTTCAAGATAAGCACATAAAGTTAGATAAATCTCTAGCTGGCGGGGCTTTTTAACTAACACCTGAATCAAATTTTTCCAAAATAGCATCCGAGTATTCGCTATTACTCCTTGTTTCCAGAGAATTAAACCTAAAGCACGAATTGTTTTCCAACTTGGTCTTAGAGACTTAGCATTTTGTACAGCACCTAGCATCATATAGTAGCGAAAAACACGCTCCAGATAAGCTGCGGGGTCATATAGTTTCCAAAAAGCATTGACATACTCCGTAGCAATATCTTCAATATTTCTAGTGGGGACAAAGTTCATCAAGGTTGTTTGATTAATATTTGCCGAACCGTTAAGTAATCTACCCTCTTTTTCTAGCCGATCCCACAAAGCTGTGCTGGGTAATGCCTGAAGCATACTAAACATTGCCAAGGGAATATTCGTTTGTTCGACAAACTGGACAATGCGATCGCCTGCCTGGGGTTTTTCACCATCAAACCCAATGATAAACCCTGCCATTACTTGCATTCCTGCGGTAGTAATTTTATTAATGGATTCTGTCAGCGGATCGCGAGTATTCTGAAATTTGCTAGTTAAAGCCAAACTGTCTTGATCGGGAGTCTCTATTCCTAAAAAGACTTTTTTGAAGTTACATTCCACCATTAACTTCATCAACTCGTCATCCTGAGCTAAATCTACTGAAGCTTCTGTAGTTAAGCCAAACGGATAACCTTTTTCTGCCATCCAAACTTTTAATTCTTGGAGCAACAGCTTAACGTTGCGCTTGTTGCCGATAAAGTTATCATCCACCATGAAAACTGCACCACGCCAACCAAGATTATAAATACACTCCAACTCCGCTAATAACTGCTCTGGAGTCTTGGTACGGGGTTTGCGTCCGTAAAGCACGATGATATCGCAGAATTCGCACTGAAAAGGACAGCCACGCGAAAACTGCACCGACATATTATCGTAAGCAGTCAAATCGAGGAGATCGTAACGAGGAATCGGCGTCTCTGTTACCGCAGGCTTTTCTGTTGAGCGAAAAACCCCAGAGCGATCGCCCCGTTCAATTGCCGCAATGAACATTGGCAGGGTGATTTCTCCTTCATCCAAAACCAAAAAGTCCGCAGCTTCGACTTCCTGGGGAGATGTTGTGGCATAAGGCCCCCCTACAGCAACGAGCTTGTTACGATTTTTTGCCTCCAAGATTTGAGCCAACATATCATTCTTCTGCACAATCATGCCAGAAATGATTACTAACTCTGCCCAATCCCAATCAGATTCGGTGACTTCTTGAATATTATGGTCTACTAGTCTGAACTCCCACGATTGAGGTAAAATAGCTGCCACGGTAATTAAACCCAAAGGTGGCATGAGAGCTTTGCAGTCTACCAAAGCTAAAGTTTTCTCAAATGACCAAAAACTTTTAGGGAATAAGGGGTATAGCAATAAAACCCGCATAATAAATGCCTCAGATTAAAAATTCAAAGTTATATAAGCTTATCTTGTCAGCATAAATAACGTCGTTAAAGGTTTATGTAATTCTCACAGGGTAAACTTGATAGTAAACTCAAATGCCTCATTAACTATCTGCCAAAAGAGCTATTGAGTTCTAGAGACAAATAATTATCTGCTTTGTTATTTGTTGAAAATAATTTAATCCGTACCCCCAAAATATTAGCCTATTTGATCTTTGAGCGATTACAATTCAATGATCATTTTTGGTTCTGCATACTGATTGCACAATTCTAATTAATCAGCAAAAATACTGAACAAAATACGCTTCAAGTTATCGCCTCATACCTAAGATTGAAAATAGTTAAATAAATCATAAAAAAAGACTAACCTAAGATAGTACCTGAGTAAAATTATCTAAGTTATATTAGGGATCAAAGTTTATTCGCTTGTTATGCTTGTCAAAAAGAGAATTTTAGAGCGGATAATGACTTTACTATTGATTTCTAGTCAACACATTTAAGCGATATCAAATTGAAACAAATTTTTAAGAAATTTTTAAGAAAACCAGATCGCAGATTAACCATCTAACCAGTATTTAAAAACTAAACTAATGTTATCTTCTCTTACACGACCTACTCCTGAACTTACTCTTTGCTGCTATGTGAATGCAACTGCTCATGTCGAGGTAATTCGGATCACTAATATTCCTCACTGGAACCTAGAGCGAGTAGTCTTTCCTGGACAACGTTTGCTGTTTAAAGCACCAGCTTTTGCCAAACTAGAAATACATACTGCAATGAGCATTAGTTCCATTATCTCTGAGACAATTGATTGCCAGGATTTGGTCTTACCAGCTTCATTCCGTGCTGATACAACAACATCACCTTGGACAGCCTAAATAATCAAGATTAAATTAAGCAAAAAACGATCGCTTGATACCGAACTGGTTTTAAGGCGATCGCTTTTTAATTAGATGCAAAGGTCAAGAGATCATTCAGCGCCAGCAGTGTTGGTAAACTGCGGTATCTTAAAAATTGAATGGCATTTTTATCTTTGTAAACGATGAGCAATCCACCTCTAGATTCAAAACAAACATTAGAGCAACTTCATTGGCGTTATGCCACTAAAAAATTTAATTCTGAGCAGAAAATACCTGAAGAAACTTGGAAAACCCTAGAGCAAAGTTTGGTGTTAGCCCCTTCATCGTTTGGTTTGCAGCCTTGGAAATTTTTGGTGATTCGTAATCCTGAAATACGCCAACAGCTTTTACCACACTCATGGGGACAAACTCCTGTGGTTGATGCTTCCCATCTAGTTGTCTTTGCGATTAAAAATAATATTGACGATACTGACGTCGATCGCCATATTCAGCGAATGGCAGAAGTACAGCAAACTGAGCCTGAAAATTTATCAGGTTTGGGCAAAATGGTTAAAGGTTTTTTGGATCAGCCTCCTTATCCTCTTGATGTCAACAACTGGGCAGCAAGACAAGCTTATATTGCTCTGGGATTTTTTATGACCTGTGCTGCAATGTTAGAAATTGATACGTTACCGATGGAAGGATTTGTTCCCGCTAAATATAATGAAGTTTTGGGACTAAACGATCAAGGCTACAGCTCTGTTGTTCTCTGCGCTGCGGGATACCGTGCTGATGATGATAAATATGCCACTAGTCCTAAAGTTCGTTATCCTACCGATAAAGTAGTTCAGTACGTAGATTAAGTAGATTAACTTCATCTCACTTAATCATAAATTTAATCGATCTTACGGGCAGCTAATTAGTTAACTGCCTTTTTTTGGTTTACGTTTTCTTCTCGATCCTAGTTGACTATACTTAATATATATAGACAAAACAGCATAAAACTTAAATCTACCTGTGAGATCTACCGATCGCACAGACTGCAATTATCTCGATCTACCATTCATGCAATCAACTCCCAACTTAGACCAATTAATCCCTGAACCTTTAACCAGATTTGCTTATCAGGGTTTTCAAGAAAGCAAAAAAGCATTTGGCTTTGTTCACAAATTAGTGAGCGATCGCTTGACAAATACGGTTATTCCCCAACAAGCAAGCAAAAGTCAACCTCTTTCACCTGAAATATTTGAAAAACTTCAGATAAAACTTAAAGCGTTAGAAGAAAAAGACTGGCAGGATGCCCAGCAAGGTATTTATCCTAATAGTTTACTGTTTGATAATCCTTGGTCTGATTTCTTTCGCTACTACCCTGAAGTTTGGCTAGATATGTTTAAAATCTGGCAGCGATTGGATAAAAGAGAATTTCAAAGTTTTGATGCCGCAATTGACCGAGCGGGTTATCCTGATTACTATCTGCAAAATTTTCACTATCAAACAGATGGCTACCTGAGTGATATGTCTGCTAATCTTTATGATTTGCAGGTAGAGATTCTATTTAACGGTGCAGCAGATGCTATGCGTCGGCGAATTCTTGCCCCACTAAAGCAAGGACTTCAGGCTTTTGCTCATCTACCATCAGCACAAATAAAAGTTCTAGACATTGCTTGTGGAACAGGTCGCACCTTACGAATGTTGCGAGGGAGTCTACCTAAAGCCTCTTTATATGGCGTAGATTTATCTCCTGCATATCTTCGTAAAGCAAATCAATTGCTATCAGAAATATCTGGAGAATTACCCCAGTTAGTTCAGGCAAACGGAGAACAGTTACCTTACCTCGATAACTATTTTCATGGACTTACTTCTGTATTTTTATTCCATGAATTACCTGCTGTTGCCAGACAAAACGTGATTAACGAAGCCTATCGCGTTCTTCAGCCAGGAGGGGTATTAGTTATTTGTGACTCCATGCAGGCGATCGATTCTCCTGATTTTCAACCGATGATGAACAATTTTCCTGCTATTTTCCACGAACCTTATTATAGGCACTACACAACAGATAATCTTGAAGAACGTTTAACTACAGCAGGGTTTATCGATCTTAAGGTAGAAAATCATTTTGTTAGCAAATATTGGACTGCCTATAAGCCTCAGTAGTACTTATAGTCGTACAAAATTAGCGATAGACAACTAGGTAGTAGGTAGTAGGTAGTAGGTAGTAGGTAGTAGGTAGTAGTAAAAAAACGCCCTAATATTATCTAGTATTGCTATATTATCCGACTGCGGTGTTAAATTAGATTCCCTCAAAATGTTAATCACAGTTCACTATATTGTAGACAACTACTTTAGTGAAACTGTGATTTTTAATGTGAGTTAGAGATGAACTAAAATTAAGAATTAGAATATAGTAATAGTTCATTAGAGGCTAGTAAATAACGACAGTGAATGATCGCTTTAATAAACTGCTTCAAATTAATACTTCAGGACTTGGCTGCTGGGTTAGTATCATCTTGGCGGTTTTCATTTTGACCAGCGTGGGTTTAGGTTGGGTCATCAAAGGCTTTGTCATTTCTATCGCCCTACTGTTTATCACCCCTGTAATCGCTTTTTGGGGATTTCAATGGTGGCTGAAACGGAGACTGATTCAAGCTCAATGTCCTGTCTGTAGTTATGAGTTTACAGGATTTAAGAATACTGAATTTAACTGTCCTAGCTGTGGCGAAGCGTTACAGGTAGAGGCTGAAAGATTTTCCCGCATAACTCCGCCTGGAACAATCGATGTAGATGCCATCGAGGTTTCGGCGAAAACGATTAAAGAAAGTAATTAATTATCAGTTGAAATATTCAAAATAAACTTGTGTCGATTCTGGGTGCGATCGCCAACATAGATTTGGTAATTACCTGCTTCCCATACTCCAGAAATTTCGGGTTTTAATCCTGATGTTTCATCACCCAAAACACAGAAACTATCGCCAGAATTGGGCCCAACAACCAGCAATGTCGGTTGCCCTCCAGCAGCTTCTACAGTTAGACGCATGTAGTCGATTCTTTGTGACAAATTTATTTTATAGCTTGGGCTATCTGCAATGAAGCCACAGCCTTGACTATCAGTAGAACCACCAGAAATCCCTTCGATTGTTTTGTCACTTTGAGCTAATGTCGAGTTGGTAAAACTAGTATTTGCCAACCCATTTTCTAGATTAATTAACAATATACCTGCGGTTAAAAATAAAAAGGCGATCGCGTTGATCTTAAATAAACCCATAATTTGTAAAGCTGAACATTTAGTTGTTTTCAGGGAAATTACCAAAAAGTTAAATTGTAAATATAAAGCCTAGTTAAAAAAACGTTTAGTGATTTTACCTATAAAATTATTCCTAATTATACTAAATTGCTAATTGTTATCCAAAAACACTGTTCCACTTACTTAATAGGCATATTTAACCAATCACTTTTTTACAAAAATACTTAAATAGGCAATTTAAAATTAAAATTTTTTAAGTATCAACTAAATAATTAATCATAATTTAAACTAGCAATAATTATAAGTATCACCATTGTTTAAATTAAAAAGTTTTTATATTTATTGAGCCAAAAAAATAAACATGAGATAAATATTAATTGTAAAATTTAAAAAATATAATTTTACTAAAATAAAAGTATATTATCACTAACTTTATTTCTCAAAATAAACTGTAATTATCAGTGATTATACCCGAAGTATTTTCTTAATATTTATCTTATTAGTATTTTTATGTTATTTGGTCATAGCTTTACTAAAACTTTAAAGTATTTACCTGTTCAATCTACTATAAAGAATTTATAACAGTAATTACTAAGATAGTTTTTAAAAATTTCCCAGAAAACCGTAGCGTTTTATTTTATATTAAAAAAATATACATATGACTAACCTTCAGAAAAATAATGCTTACAATCCCAATCGGCGAGCAGAATTTGATATTAATATAGAAGAATATCTGCTCAAGCTAAAACGTCGTTGGTTGCCAGCTCTGTCTGTTTTTATAGTTACTGTTGGAACTACTCTCTTTCTCACCAGCTTTTTAGAAAAAACTTATCAATCTGAAGGAAAAATTTTATTTAAAAAAAATACTCCCAACGCGCTACTAAATTTGGGGGAAGATACTAATGAATTTAATTCCTTGCTAAATACTCAGACTCCTCTCAGTACAGAAAAGCTGAGGATGATCTCCGAGCCAGTATTACAACAAACTATCGACCAGCTAAAGTTAAAAAATTCTCTTGGGGAGCCACTTAAAGTAAAAGAGTTAAAAGAAAAACTAGCGATTGAAATAGTTGGCGGAAGTGATGTTATATCCATTGAATATAAAGATCCCGACCCAATCATCGCTTCTAAAGTAATTAATACTTTAATGGATGTTTATGTCAAAGAGCATGTTCGCAGTAATAAGTCTGCTACTGTAAGTGCGGATAGTTTTATCTCCAGTACTATACCCAAAATTGAAACCAAATTAAATAGTCTAGAAACTAATTTACAAGGTTTCTATGAAAAAAACCAAGTTGTAGATTTACAGGAAGAAAAAAGAACTCTTGTTGCCGATATTGGTACGCTTAATCGTGAAATATCAGGCGTTGGTGCAGAATTGCAGGGTAAGAAAGCTCAAACCGATAGTTTGCAAAATCAATTAGGCTTAAACTTGAGACAAGCAATTAGCACAGTTCAATTAGGAAATACACCTCAAGTTCAAAGTATCCTTGAGCAACTTAACAGTACAGAAGCAGAGTTATCCAAAGAAAGACAGCGGTTCAATGATAACCATCCAGCAGTTGTTAGCCTCCAACAGAAGAAACAAAATTTAAATTCCCAACTACAAGGGTTAATTCGAGAGTATGTTGGCGCCAAAGTTTCCGAAGGATTATTGCTGAACGATAATCTTAAAGAGAATCAAGTCGAGAAATTTATTAATCTCAAGATCGACGAACTGAGTCTACAAACTGAACTATCATCTTTGTATCAATATCAGCAGGTTTATCTCAACCGAGCTAAACAGATACCCAGCTTAGAAAAGCAAGAACAGTCTCTACTAAGAGAGGTGGATAGCGCACGTTCGACATACAAAACCTTACTAGAAAATAAGTCAGATCTTGATGTCTTGGTTAACCAGCAAACAGGTAATGCTCAAGTTATTGAATCGGCTATCGTTCCTGAAGAAGGTAGCACAGGTAGATTACCATTAATAGTTTTT
The genomic region above belongs to Pleurocapsa minor HA4230-MV1 and contains:
- a CDS encoding four helix bundle protein, producing MLNNSNTIQDRTKKFAIRVINAYTKITKIDHYDDAVRVLSKQFLRSGTSIGANCAEAISAQSRKDFINKYEIALKEARETQYWIEIMIEAEIVKREKFALLLQEIDFIIRTLVTIIKSLKSDP
- a CDS encoding Uma2 family endonuclease, which gives rise to MFTDVLNLPINSDRANRADQILTLNNMSWSDYEQLVETDIGYKASYWNGIITIVSPSRNHERIAEIINGLIKTYCRKYNLIYFPMGSTTIKNSPLAGKEPDRSFAFKIDKSIPDLAIEVTYTSGSIADLEKYQSLGVKEVWFWRMETLPFRELVPHSRWQDNKIAFYQLVDSEYLETQNSICLPEISSNFLITFVNRGLKETPLTIEEDFYQQLS
- a CDS encoding DUF86 domain-containing protein is translated as MSQKDERVYIRHIIDNSNKAINFVKDISREDFDNDEKLRLALTHLLQIIGEAARRISPEFRAIYSHPWKAIVGMRSKVVHDYLNVDEDVVWATVQNDLAPLVIELEKILRSQY
- a CDS encoding nucleotidyltransferase family protein, which codes for MKVKNIEIPIAKIKQFCQRYHINKFALFGSVLRNDFTPNSDIDVLVEFQSGHTPGFIKLHQIQEEISQLFEGREIDLVTPKFLNYQIRDRILSEMEVCYVAEG
- a CDS encoding DUF4070 domain-containing protein, which translates into the protein MRVLLLYPLFPKSFWSFEKTLALVDCKALMPPLGLITVAAILPQSWEFRLVDHNIQEVTESDWDWAELVIISGMIVQKNDMLAQILEAKNRNKLVAVGGPYATTSPQEVEAADFLVLDEGEITLPMFIAAIERGDRSGVFRSTEKPAVTETPIPRYDLLDLTAYDNMSVQFSRGCPFQCEFCDIIVLYGRKPRTKTPEQLLAELECIYNLGWRGAVFMVDDNFIGNKRNVKLLLQELKVWMAEKGYPFGLTTEASVDLAQDDELMKLMVECNFKKVFLGIETPDQDSLALTSKFQNTRDPLTESINKITTAGMQVMAGFIIGFDGEKPQAGDRIVQFVEQTNIPLAMFSMLQALPSTALWDRLEKEGRLLNGSANINQTTLMNFVPTRNIEDIATEYVNAFWKLYDPAAYLERVFRYYMMLGAVQNAKSLRPSWKTIRALGLILWKQGVIANTRMLFWKNLIQVLVKKPRQLEIYLTLCAYLEHFTEYRFIVKEQINTQLANYIASKLEVEKVAS
- a CDS encoding DUF1830 domain-containing protein, with the protein product MLSSLTRPTPELTLCCYVNATAHVEVIRITNIPHWNLERVVFPGQRLLFKAPAFAKLEIHTAMSISSIISETIDCQDLVLPASFRADTTTSPWTA
- a CDS encoding NAD(P)H-dependent oxidoreductase codes for the protein MSNPPLDSKQTLEQLHWRYATKKFNSEQKIPEETWKTLEQSLVLAPSSFGLQPWKFLVIRNPEIRQQLLPHSWGQTPVVDASHLVVFAIKNNIDDTDVDRHIQRMAEVQQTEPENLSGLGKMVKGFLDQPPYPLDVNNWAARQAYIALGFFMTCAAMLEIDTLPMEGFVPAKYNEVLGLNDQGYSSVVLCAAGYRADDDKYATSPKVRYPTDKVVQYVD
- a CDS encoding class I SAM-dependent methyltransferase produces the protein MQSTPNLDQLIPEPLTRFAYQGFQESKKAFGFVHKLVSDRLTNTVIPQQASKSQPLSPEIFEKLQIKLKALEEKDWQDAQQGIYPNSLLFDNPWSDFFRYYPEVWLDMFKIWQRLDKREFQSFDAAIDRAGYPDYYLQNFHYQTDGYLSDMSANLYDLQVEILFNGAADAMRRRILAPLKQGLQAFAHLPSAQIKVLDIACGTGRTLRMLRGSLPKASLYGVDLSPAYLRKANQLLSEISGELPQLVQANGEQLPYLDNYFHGLTSVFLFHELPAVARQNVINEAYRVLQPGGVLVICDSMQAIDSPDFQPMMNNFPAIFHEPYYRHYTTDNLEERLTTAGFIDLKVENHFVSKYWTAYKPQ
- a CDS encoding polysaccharide biosynthesis tyrosine autokinase, with translation MTNLQKNNAYNPNRRAEFDINIEEYLLKLKRRWLPALSVFIVTVGTTLFLTSFLEKTYQSEGKILFKKNTPNALLNLGEDTNEFNSLLNTQTPLSTEKLRMISEPVLQQTIDQLKLKNSLGEPLKVKELKEKLAIEIVGGSDVISIEYKDPDPIIASKVINTLMDVYVKEHVRSNKSATVSADSFISSTIPKIETKLNSLETNLQGFYEKNQVVDLQEEKRTLVADIGTLNREISGVGAELQGKKAQTDSLQNQLGLNLRQAISTVQLGNTPQVQSILEQLNSTEAELSKERQRFNDNHPAVVSLQQKKQNLNSQLQGLIREYVGAKVSEGLLLNDNLKENQVEKFINLKIDELSLQTELSSLYQYQQVYLNRAKQIPSLEKQEQSLLREVDSARSTYKTLLENKSDLDVLVNQQTGNAQVIESAIVPEEGSTGRLPLIVFGVLMGLFLANLTAILLEMQDHSLKTISEIKQRFAFQVLGVVPLDPLQNSQGGIIVQREPDSFASEIYRMIQTNLKFLAAKRQPKVILMTSSVPGEGKSLVAANLAAAMAQLGRKVLLIDGDLRKASQHDIWQISNKAGVKDVIAHKIPLAQVVTQPMKQLDILTSGIIAPNPLALLDSPEMSQLVAAARKEYELVIIDAPPLAVTADVLTLSKLADGIVFISRPGIVENESAELAKETLYNAHLEQQVLGMVINGVKQKEFDRYSYHAKYSKNYFSSSTESSQAKTATA